Proteins from one Sarcophilus harrisii chromosome 2, mSarHar1.11, whole genome shotgun sequence genomic window:
- the LOC100925227 gene encoding zinc finger protein 665, whose product MKKKIKVMKNMASEGLTALSHKLLTLQDVVVDFTQEEWSLLDPAEKDLFWDVMLENYENFVSLASFQKFPHEQGLPDSKQLLISQLERGEAPWLPVEEVLKGIYMDLLPEHNTFGLKCNLGSILTTQQKIPEKNCVHEHDSFGKSFNLFSEQNRVSLREKLSHDNKCKKPFIYHSKCMCYHRTYLQGKFSKDAEVGKDLSINSQVPEAPSIDSGEEKIFECNEHEKVDHNKQYLTAHQTIHVGEKPHKCKECEKVFSSWINLFLHKKIHSGEKAHLGNEGGKAFKQKRHLRVHKMIYAGQKHYECNVCLKAFSNKHYLDQHKKIHTSSILYKCNHCGKAFCQESHFIKHKLTHTKERPFECNECGKAFSNKHYLSKHQKIHIGVKPFKCNECGKAFSSNSYLIQHKKIHTGVKPFKCNQCGKGFMSNSYLIQHQRIHAGGKPYKCYECGKAFSSNSYLIQHQRIHTGEKLYKCNECGKTFISNKQLSQHKRIHTGEKPYSCNECGKTFRQMGHVETHKKIHTGEKPFECNECGKAFISNQQLSRHQRIHIGGKPYKCNECGKAFSSNSYLTLHQRIHPGGKPYKCDECGKVFISNNNLIQHQKIHPGENPYKCNECEKFFSSNSYLIQHKRIHTGEKPYKCNECGKAFICNSYLIQHQRIHTGGKAYTCNECGKAFSSHQKLTLHQRIHTGEKPYKCNTCGKAFNSNSYLIEHQRIHTGEKPYKCKECGKAFRQSSSLMQHQKIHTGEKPYNCNECGKAFRQSSSLMQHQVIHTGEKPYKCNECGKAFNNNQNLSRHQRTHTGEKPYKCNKCGKAFSSNSYLTQHQRIHTGEKPYKCNACWKAFSSNQKLSRHQRVHTGEKPYKCNECGKAFCSNSRFETHKTIHSGERPV is encoded by the exons AAATTGTTGACGTTGCAAGATGTGGTTGTTGATTTCACCCAAGAGGAATGGAGCTTGTTGGATCCTGCTGAGAAGGACCTTTTCTGGGATGTGATGCTTGAAAATTATGAGAACTTTGTCTCCCTTG CATCTTTCCAAAAGTTTCCTCATGAACAAGGACTTCCAGACTCCAAACAACTTCTGATTTCTCAGTTGGAAAGAGGAGAAGCACCTTGGCTACCAGTGGAAGAAGTGTTAAAAGGCATTTATATGG ATCTTCTCCCTGAACACAATACATTTGGATTGAAATGCAATTTGGGATCAATTCTTACTACACAACAGaaaattcctgaaaaaaattGTGTCCATGAACATGACAGTTTTGGAAAGAGTTTTAATCTGTTTTCAGAACAAAATAGAGTCTCTTTAAGAGAAAAACTATCTcatgataataaatgtaaaaagccCTTCATTTATCACTCAAAATGTATGTGTTACCATAGGACATATCTTCAAGGAAAGTTCTCTAAAGATGCTGAAGTTGGCAAAGACTTAAGCATCAATTCACAGGTTCCTGAAGCTCCAAGTATAGATAGTGGTGAGGAGAAAATTTTTGAATGTAATGAGCATGAAAAAGTTGACCACAATAAACAATACCTAACTGCACATCAAACAATCCATGTTGGAGAGAAGCCCCATAAATGCAAAGAATGTGAAAAAGTCTTTAGCTCCTGGATAAATCTTTTTCTACATAAGAAAATTCATAGCGGAGAGAAAGCCCACTTAGGTAATGAAGGTGGCAAAGCATTTAAGCAGAAACGACACCTAAGAGTCCATAAGATGATTTATGCTGGACAGAAGCATTATGAATGCAATGTGTGTTTGAAAGCCTTCAGTAATAAACACTACTTAGACCAACATAAAAAAATCCATACTAGCAGTATACTCTATAAATGTAATCATTGTGGGAAAGCTTTCTGCCAGGAATCACACTTTATTAAACATAAGTTAACTCATACTAAAGAAAGAccatttgaatgtaatgaatgtggaaaagctttcagcAATAAACACTATCTAAGCAAACATCAAAAAATTCATATTGGAGTCAAACCTttcaaatgtaatgaatgtggaaaggcatTCAGCAGTAATAGCTACCTAATTCAGCATaaaaaaattcatactggagTGAAACCCTtcaaatgtaatcaatgtgggaaAGGTTTTATGAGTAATAGCTACCTAATTCAGCATCAAAGAATCCATGCTGGAGGGAAGCCCTATAAATGttatgaatgtgggaaagccttcagcaGTAATAGCTATCTAATAcagcatcagagaattcatacaggTGAGAAACTGTATAAATGTAATGAGTGTGGGAAAACTTTCATCAGTAATAAACAATTATCTCAACACAAAAggatccatactggagagaagccgtATAgctgtaatgaatgtggaaaaacctTCAGGCAGATGGGACATGTTGAAACACATAAAAAGATTCATACAGGTGAGAAgccttttgaatgtaatgaatgtgggaaagccttcatcAGTAATCAACAGCTATCTCGacatcaaagaattcacattGGGGGGAAACCCTataagtgtaatgaatgtggaaaagcatTCAGTAGTAATAGCTACTTAACTCTACATCAAAGAATCCATCCTGGAGGGAAGCCTTATAAATGTGATGAATGTGGCAAAGTTTTCATTAGTAATAATAACCTAATTCAGCATCAAAAAATCCATCCTGGAGAGAatccttataaatgtaatgaatgtgagaAATTCTTTAGCAGTAATAGCTACCTAATTCAACataaaagaattcatactggagagaaaccctataaatgtaatgaatgtggaaaagctttcatcTGTAATAGCTACCTAATTCAACATcaaagaatccatactggagGGAAGGCCTAtacatgtaatgaatgtggaaaagcctttagCAGTCATCAAAAGCTTACTCTTCATCAAAGAATCcatactggggagaaaccttataaatgtaatacaTGTGGCAAAGCCTTCAACAGTAATAGCTATCTCATTGAACATcaaagaatccatactggagagaaaccctataaatgtaaggaatgtgggaaagctttcagaCAAAGTTCATCACTTATGcaacatcagaaaattcatactggagagaaaccttataattgtaatgaatgtgggaaggccttcaggCAAAGTTCATCACTTATGCAACATCAGGTAATtcatactggggagaaaccttacaaatgtaatgagtgtgggaaagcattcaataataatcaaaatttatCACGACACCAAAgaactcatactggagagaagccctatAAGTGTAAtaaatgtgggaaagcctttagtAGTAATAGCTATCTAACTCAGCATCAAAGAATCCATACTGGGGAAAAGCCCTATAAATGTAATGCATGTTGGAAAGCCTTTAGCAGTAATCAAAAGCTCTCAAGACATCAAAGAGTTCACACGGGAgaaaaaccctataaatgtaacgaatgtgggaaagctttctgTTCCAATTCTAGATTTGAAACACATAAGACAATTCATTCTGGAGAGAGACCTGTTTAA